A genomic stretch from Streptosporangium album includes:
- a CDS encoding tetratricopeptide repeat protein: protein MSTTDFHGPNPDAVAERARTLLQMGRAEAAERELRGALAVDPLHVVSHSLLALTLVTRGAVDEAIAEAGEAVRLAPEHWFPHYMAGQVLYYADRPEEALRAARAALAIDLDQAQVWELLARVHGDREEWPLMAEAARRGLALDPHDSKLVSFLAVALGELGDREQALAVAGDAVRLDPEAPLAHLVYGRVLLAFGSARDAVRAFREVLRLDPGMDQARELLVVALKRRNPLYRAVSRLPAGLGSRWMLALLPLVPPLIAAFVVIAVVHWMMWVAESLVTLRLARGSYTRLLFRRGEVRSAALCCAVLTGGAALLALGVALSHPVTGVAGAALLALVTPVQEAAHTASPLARRILTGWAGALALAIAASPAFPVLWPDAERPENVPLLAMWAGLGTIWVAVAVRHLFGRVTPDL from the coding sequence GTGAGCACGACGGACTTCCACGGGCCCAACCCCGACGCGGTCGCCGAGCGGGCGAGGACGCTGCTGCAGATGGGCCGGGCGGAGGCCGCCGAACGGGAATTGCGCGGCGCCCTGGCCGTCGACCCCCTGCATGTCGTCTCGCACTCCCTGCTCGCCCTCACCCTGGTCACCCGCGGCGCGGTGGACGAGGCGATCGCCGAGGCCGGCGAGGCGGTGCGGCTCGCCCCGGAGCACTGGTTCCCGCACTACATGGCGGGTCAGGTCCTCTACTACGCGGACCGTCCGGAGGAGGCGCTGCGCGCCGCACGGGCGGCGCTGGCGATCGACCTCGACCAGGCGCAGGTCTGGGAGCTGCTGGCGCGGGTGCACGGGGACCGCGAGGAGTGGCCGCTGATGGCGGAGGCCGCCCGGCGGGGACTGGCCCTCGACCCGCACGACAGCAAGCTCGTGAGCTTCCTCGCCGTGGCCCTCGGCGAGCTGGGCGACAGGGAGCAGGCCCTGGCCGTGGCGGGCGACGCCGTACGGCTCGACCCCGAGGCACCGCTGGCGCACCTGGTGTACGGCCGCGTCCTCCTGGCCTTCGGCAGCGCCCGGGACGCGGTGCGGGCGTTCCGGGAGGTCCTGCGACTCGACCCCGGCATGGACCAGGCACGCGAACTGCTCGTGGTGGCGCTCAAGCGGCGCAACCCGCTGTACCGGGCGGTGTCCCGGCTGCCGGCCGGTCTGGGCAGCCGGTGGATGCTGGCGCTGCTGCCTCTGGTCCCCCCGCTGATCGCCGCCTTCGTCGTCATCGCGGTGGTCCACTGGATGATGTGGGTGGCCGAGTCGCTGGTCACCCTGCGGCTGGCCCGCGGTTCGTACACCCGGCTGCTGTTCCGGCGCGGTGAGGTGCGCTCGGCTGCCCTGTGCTGTGCCGTACTCACCGGGGGCGCGGCGCTGCTGGCCCTGGGTGTGGCCCTGTCGCATCCGGTGACGGGGGTCGCGGGTGCCGCGCTACTGGCCCTGGTCACTCCCGTGCAGGAGGCGGCGCACACCGCCTCGCCGCTCGCCCGGAGGATCCTCACCGGGTGGGCGGGGGCGCTGGCGCTGGCCATCGCGGCCTCCCCGGCGTTCCCGGTGCTGTGGCCGGACGCCGAGCGGCCGGAGAACGTTCCGCTGCTGGCCATGTGGGCGGGGCTGGGCACGATATGGGTGGCCGTGGCGGTCCGGCACCTCTTCGGACGGGTGACCCCTGACCTGTGA